The following proteins come from a genomic window of Geothrix edaphica:
- a CDS encoding efflux RND transporter periplasmic adaptor subunit produces the protein MKRKQMWILGGGLAVIVIGGLSLAGMRDKGIAVQVATVGRENLQAKVSANGKIQAVTKADISASIMGQVTRLAVKEGDRVHKGQFLMEIDPRSARANADAMQANLHAAQSDLISASANLAQARSDFDRAKANRTAGIISAADFERARTAFETAQAAQETARRRTDQAKANVSQSHVGLGFSTISAPMDGVVTARRIELGETAVPGIQNQAGTVLLTVSDMSKVEAEMEVDEASIPSVKLGQEAQVRVDAYPNQTFQGQVTEVGGSPILKLSANEATKFKVKVWIKDPPLTIKPGLSVQADIFTGSRDQALAIPFQSLVMREIKLKPGEARKPGAPREEEGVFLQEGGKAKFVAVKTGLMGDLSVEVLSGLKGGETLITGPNRALRDLKGGEAVRVEKAKKKDKDEGKP, from the coding sequence ATGAAGCGGAAGCAGATGTGGATCCTCGGCGGAGGACTGGCGGTCATTGTGATCGGCGGGTTGAGCCTCGCCGGCATGCGGGACAAGGGCATCGCCGTCCAGGTGGCCACCGTGGGCCGCGAGAACCTCCAGGCGAAGGTGAGCGCCAACGGCAAGATCCAGGCGGTGACCAAAGCCGACATCTCGGCCAGCATCATGGGGCAGGTGACGCGCCTGGCCGTCAAGGAAGGCGACCGGGTCCACAAGGGCCAGTTCCTCATGGAGATCGACCCCCGCAGCGCCCGCGCCAACGCGGACGCCATGCAGGCCAACCTGCACGCGGCCCAGTCCGACCTGATCTCCGCCTCGGCCAACCTCGCCCAGGCCCGCTCCGACTTCGACCGGGCCAAGGCGAACCGCACCGCGGGCATCATCTCCGCGGCGGACTTCGAGCGGGCGAGGACGGCCTTCGAGACGGCCCAGGCCGCCCAGGAGACCGCCCGCCGCCGGACGGACCAGGCGAAGGCCAACGTGAGCCAGTCCCACGTGGGCCTCGGCTTCTCCACCATCTCCGCGCCCATGGACGGCGTCGTGACCGCCCGCCGCATCGAGCTGGGCGAGACCGCCGTGCCCGGGATCCAGAACCAGGCCGGCACCGTGCTGCTCACCGTCTCCGACATGAGCAAGGTCGAGGCGGAGATGGAAGTGGACGAAGCCTCCATCCCCAGCGTGAAGCTGGGCCAGGAGGCCCAGGTGCGCGTGGACGCCTACCCCAACCAGACCTTCCAGGGACAGGTCACCGAAGTGGGCGGCAGCCCCATCCTCAAGCTCAGCGCCAACGAAGCCACCAAGTTCAAGGTGAAGGTCTGGATCAAGGATCCGCCCCTCACCATCAAGCCCGGCCTCTCGGTCCAGGCGGACATCTTCACGGGCAGCCGCGACCAGGCCCTGGCCATCCCCTTCCAGTCCCTCGTCATGCGCGAGATCAAGCTGAAGCCCGGGGAGGCCCGCAAGCCCGGCGCCCCGCGCGAGGAGGAGGGCGTGTTCCTCCAGGAGGGCGGCAAGGCCAAGTTTGTGGCCGTGAAGACCGGGCTCATGGGCGACCTCTCCGTGGAGGTGCTCTCCGGGCTCAAGGGCGGCGAGACGCTCATCACCGGCCCCAACCGGGCGCTGCGCGACCTCAAGGGCGGGGAGGCGGTGCGGGTGGAGAAGGCGAAGAAGAAGGACAAGGACGAAGGCAAGCCCTGA
- a CDS encoding TonB-dependent receptor, giving the protein MAQRTFGPAILALLAAGPVFAAAAGSGTLAGRVLDDQGRPVAGATLSLANPVSGYRQQVRSDAKGAFAFLNVPFNVYHLDTRAPGLLPGHVDVDVHSQLPQQVTVPLKPEGATVVVEENLQLVEDHPSTHIDIDKTTIERTPAAVQSRAMESILLTTPGFIADENGRFHFRGSHGQMTYVVDGIPVSDQMHATFSNSLDPSQVESMEVITGGISAEYGGKPVVVVNLTTKSGLGTPDGFEGEASFGGSRFRTAEAGFNARGGKEAFGWFVSAAASESDRFLDPVNFGNLHNHGKTGRLYSRFDWILGSQDTLRFSVSGGRTDREVANLASQQVRGQDQRATTSDANLSLAWTHLFNDRRSLDASLFYRGSQAELKPSEDLAEGFTGAGMRDFPYWVKQDRSLDNLGVQASLTQRWGQENLLKVGVSRIAFPIHEAFRFAIPDDSQAAGPGDPLYPYTPAGGGHIFQFDARIQPTLTSAFVQNDIHLGAFFLALGLRHDTYRVEDISDSLLQPRLGLSYRIKATGTVFRASYDRLLILREHENLALSLSQQAWDLGPYAGTPRQPLRPERQQSCSYGVEQQLGKAGRIMVEYWEKRSRNAGDNAQFLNTGVLFPVGADKGLFRGMNLRLDLVPVKGWSGYLSLGRTRAIFQAPLVGGLQLEAPEAAPGERFLIDHDQKLSAQAGVVYEHGGFTAQVSGRYDSGLVAGDPAAVDGNPDYDFGAQYVRRDSEGTWRIQPRTTWNLGLAQAWKLAGKRRLTLGLDLLNATDERGLYNFLSTFGGTHVIPPRTLAGRVKWAF; this is encoded by the coding sequence TTGGCCCAGCGCACCTTCGGTCCCGCCATCCTCGCCCTTCTCGCGGCCGGCCCGGTCTTCGCCGCAGCGGCCGGCAGCGGCACGCTCGCGGGCCGGGTGCTGGACGACCAGGGCCGGCCGGTGGCGGGGGCGACCCTCAGCCTGGCCAACCCCGTGTCGGGCTACCGGCAGCAGGTGCGGAGCGATGCCAAGGGGGCCTTCGCCTTCCTGAACGTGCCGTTCAATGTCTACCACCTGGACACCCGGGCGCCGGGCCTGCTGCCGGGGCACGTGGACGTGGATGTCCACAGCCAGCTGCCCCAGCAGGTCACCGTGCCCCTCAAGCCCGAGGGCGCCACCGTGGTGGTGGAGGAGAACCTGCAGCTGGTGGAGGACCACCCCAGCACCCACATCGACATCGACAAGACCACCATCGAGCGCACCCCGGCGGCGGTGCAGAGCCGCGCCATGGAGAGCATCCTGCTCACCACGCCCGGCTTCATCGCCGACGAGAATGGCCGCTTCCACTTCCGGGGCAGCCACGGGCAGATGACCTACGTGGTGGACGGCATCCCGGTGTCCGACCAGATGCACGCCACCTTCAGCAACAGCCTGGATCCCTCCCAGGTGGAGAGCATGGAGGTCATCACCGGCGGCATCTCGGCGGAGTACGGCGGCAAGCCCGTGGTGGTGGTGAACCTCACGACCAAGTCGGGCCTGGGCACGCCGGACGGCTTCGAGGGCGAAGCCTCCTTCGGCGGCTCCCGGTTCCGCACCGCCGAGGCCGGCTTCAACGCCCGGGGGGGGAAGGAGGCCTTCGGCTGGTTCGTGAGCGCCGCCGCCAGCGAAAGCGACCGCTTCCTCGATCCGGTGAACTTCGGGAACCTGCACAACCACGGGAAGACGGGCCGTCTCTACTCCCGCTTCGACTGGATCCTGGGCAGCCAGGACACCCTGCGCTTCTCCGTGTCCGGCGGGCGCACCGACCGCGAGGTGGCCAACCTGGCCTCGCAGCAGGTCCGGGGGCAGGATCAGCGCGCCACCACGTCCGACGCGAACCTGAGCCTGGCCTGGACGCACCTGTTCAACGACCGCCGCAGCCTCGACGCGTCGCTGTTCTACCGTGGCTCCCAGGCGGAACTGAAGCCCAGCGAAGATCTGGCGGAGGGCTTCACGGGCGCCGGGATGCGGGACTTCCCCTACTGGGTGAAGCAGGACCGCAGCCTGGACAACCTGGGTGTCCAGGCCTCCCTCACCCAGCGCTGGGGCCAGGAGAACCTGCTGAAGGTCGGCGTCTCGCGGATTGCCTTCCCCATCCACGAGGCTTTCCGCTTCGCCATCCCCGATGACTCCCAGGCGGCCGGTCCCGGCGATCCCCTCTATCCCTACACCCCCGCCGGCGGCGGCCACATCTTCCAGTTCGACGCCCGCATCCAGCCCACCCTCACCTCGGCCTTCGTCCAGAACGACATCCACCTCGGCGCCTTCTTCCTGGCCCTGGGCCTGCGCCACGACACCTACCGGGTGGAGGACATCTCCGACAGCCTGCTCCAGCCCCGGCTGGGCCTGAGCTACCGGATCAAGGCCACGGGGACCGTGTTCCGGGCTTCGTACGACCGCCTGCTGATCCTCCGGGAGCACGAGAACCTGGCCCTGTCCCTGTCCCAGCAGGCCTGGGACCTGGGGCCCTACGCCGGCACGCCCCGGCAGCCCCTGCGGCCCGAGCGCCAGCAATCCTGCAGCTACGGCGTGGAGCAGCAACTGGGCAAGGCCGGGCGGATCATGGTCGAGTACTGGGAGAAGCGCAGCCGCAATGCCGGCGACAACGCCCAGTTCCTGAACACCGGCGTGCTGTTTCCCGTGGGGGCCGACAAGGGTCTGTTCCGCGGCATGAACCTGCGCCTGGACCTGGTGCCCGTGAAGGGGTGGTCCGGCTACCTGAGCCTGGGCCGGACCCGGGCCATCTTCCAGGCGCCCCTGGTGGGCGGCCTCCAGCTGGAGGCGCCCGAGGCGGCTCCGGGCGAGCGGTTCCTCATCGACCACGACCAGAAGCTCAGCGCCCAGGCGGGGGTAGTCTACGAGCACGGGGGCTTCACCGCCCAGGTGTCCGGCCGCTACGACTCGGGGCTCGTGGCCGGTGATCCCGCCGCGGTGGACGGGAATCCCGACTACGATTTCGGCGCCCAGTACGTCCGCCGCGATTCCGAGGGCACCTGGCGCATCCAGCCCCGCACCACCTGGAACCTGGGCCTGGCCCAGGCCTGGAAGCTGGCGGGGAAGCGCCGCCTGACGCTGGGGCTGGACCTCCTGAACGCCACGGACGAGCGCGGCCTCTACAACTTCCTCAGCACCTTCGGCGGCACCCACGTCATCCCGCCCCGCACGCTGGCGGGGAGGGTGAAGTGGGCGTTCTGA
- a CDS encoding S46 family peptidase, whose protein sequence is MPFQARRLMLPLLAFTLASASLRAEEGMWTFDNLPTKKLQTTYGWAPDQAWLDHVRLSVLRFPGGSGSFVSKDGLVLTNEHVGRGWIQRVSSKEADYVKNGFAAATREQEIKVPGLELMTLMTMDNITDRLAKAVKAGTSEKEAHKARHAEIEKIKKEMQEKSGLTCEHVTLYQGGEHWIYSYRKHTDVRLVFAPELQIALFGGDYDNFTYPRHNLDFTLFRVYENGKPYTPPDFLKWTRTGLKAGDLTFVVGHPGSTKRQDTFAQMIYSRDFAIPMRLKGLESQKEALVQYGKTSPEAARQAGTQILRIENSLKALRGYWSGLKNKEAMARIEADEKAFRAKVAKEPRLQGEAGPSWGRIEAALKVARSQAKDNAYVGTAHSTLLGYALSLVRIADEEQLPSEKRLSEYSDTNLKTAKARLGVPTPYYPEQEIFVFTRGLEEAARELGPKHAFVKAMLGGKSPAEVAKAAVTGSKLGDPEARKALLAGGRKAIAGSQDPMILLAKKLDPLGRALRKRQEDLVQSVLTEHAGRIAKARFAVFGKNTYPDATFTMRLTYGPVAEFPANGTLIQPFTTFGGLFDRYDGWGGNAAAAHDGAWRLPQRWLDKRGALDPSMPFNFAHKVDIIGGNSGSPVVDRKGDLVGLIFDGNIDMLPGNYFYDETANRGVSVDARAIIHALEKVYGASALAAELTGK, encoded by the coding sequence ATGCCGTTCCAAGCCAGACGCCTCATGCTCCCCCTGCTCGCCTTCACCCTGGCTTCGGCCTCGCTGCGGGCCGAGGAGGGCATGTGGACCTTCGACAACCTGCCGACGAAGAAGCTTCAGACGACCTACGGCTGGGCCCCTGATCAGGCCTGGCTGGATCATGTGCGCCTCTCCGTGCTGCGCTTCCCCGGCGGTTCCGGCTCCTTCGTGAGCAAGGACGGGCTGGTGCTCACCAACGAGCACGTGGGCCGCGGCTGGATCCAGCGGGTGAGCAGCAAGGAGGCCGACTATGTGAAGAACGGCTTCGCGGCCGCCACCCGGGAGCAGGAGATCAAGGTGCCGGGTCTCGAGCTCATGACGCTCATGACCATGGACAACATCACGGACCGCCTGGCCAAGGCCGTGAAGGCCGGCACCTCCGAGAAGGAGGCCCACAAGGCCCGCCATGCGGAAATTGAGAAGATCAAGAAAGAGATGCAGGAGAAGAGCGGCCTCACCTGCGAGCACGTGACGCTGTACCAGGGTGGCGAGCACTGGATCTATTCGTACCGGAAGCATACGGACGTGCGCCTGGTCTTCGCGCCCGAGCTGCAGATCGCCCTGTTCGGCGGGGACTACGACAACTTCACGTACCCGCGGCACAACCTGGATTTCACCTTGTTCCGCGTCTACGAGAACGGCAAACCCTACACCCCCCCCGACTTCCTGAAGTGGACCCGCACGGGCCTGAAGGCCGGCGACCTCACCTTCGTGGTCGGCCACCCCGGCAGCACCAAGCGGCAGGACACCTTCGCCCAGATGATCTATTCCCGGGACTTCGCCATCCCCATGCGGCTCAAGGGCCTGGAGAGCCAGAAAGAGGCCCTGGTGCAGTACGGCAAGACCTCGCCCGAGGCGGCCCGGCAGGCCGGGACCCAGATCCTCCGGATCGAGAACAGCCTCAAGGCCCTCCGGGGGTACTGGTCCGGGCTGAAGAACAAGGAGGCCATGGCCCGCATCGAGGCCGACGAGAAGGCCTTCCGGGCCAAGGTGGCGAAGGAGCCCCGGCTCCAGGGCGAGGCCGGGCCCAGCTGGGGCAGGATCGAGGCCGCCCTGAAGGTGGCCCGGAGCCAGGCCAAGGACAACGCCTACGTCGGCACCGCCCACTCCACGCTGCTGGGGTACGCCCTGTCGCTGGTGCGGATCGCGGACGAGGAGCAGCTTCCCAGCGAGAAGCGCCTGTCCGAGTACAGCGACACCAACCTGAAGACCGCCAAGGCCCGGCTGGGGGTGCCCACCCCCTACTACCCGGAGCAGGAGATCTTCGTGTTCACCCGCGGGCTCGAAGAGGCCGCCCGGGAGCTGGGCCCGAAGCATGCCTTCGTGAAAGCCATGCTCGGCGGGAAGTCCCCCGCGGAGGTCGCCAAGGCCGCGGTGACCGGGTCGAAGCTCGGCGATCCCGAGGCCCGCAAGGCCCTCCTGGCCGGCGGCCGGAAGGCCATCGCCGGCAGCCAGGATCCGATGATCCTCCTCGCGAAAAAGCTGGACCCCCTGGGCCGGGCCCTCCGCAAGCGGCAGGAAGACCTGGTCCAGAGCGTCCTCACCGAGCACGCCGGGCGCATCGCCAAGGCCCGCTTCGCGGTGTTCGGCAAGAACACCTACCCGGACGCCACCTTCACCATGCGCCTCACCTACGGCCCCGTGGCCGAGTTCCCGGCCAACGGTACGCTGATCCAGCCCTTCACCACCTTCGGCGGCCTCTTCGACCGCTACGACGGTTGGGGCGGCAACGCGGCGGCGGCCCACGACGGCGCCTGGCGCCTGCCCCAGCGCTGGCTCGACAAGCGCGGCGCGCTGGACCCGTCCATGCCCTTCAACTTCGCCCACAAGGTGGACATCATCGGCGGCAACTCCGGTTCCCCCGTGGTGGACCGCAAGGGCGACCTGGTGGGCCTCATCTTCGACGGCAACATCGACATGCTGCCCGGCAACTACTTCTACGACGAAACCGCCAACCGCGGCGTCTCCGTGGACGCCCGGGCCATCATCCACGCCCTGGAGAAGGTCTACGGGGCCAGCGCCCTGGCCGCCGAGCTCACCGGGAAATAA
- a CDS encoding S46 family peptidase produces MNRLSALALSLVSVLALPALRAEDGMWTFDNLPLKQLKEKYAFEPGKEWIDHVRLSTLTLGGCTGSFVSADGLVITNHHCTRGSIQRLSTKDRDLVKNGFVAMSRDQEIKIPGLTYRTLMAMENVTERVAKAVKPGLGEKAAAAARAKELDAIKAELEKASGLTYDVVNLYQGGETWMYGFKVFKDIRLVAAPEIAVAAFGGDYDNFTYPRHDLDFSMVRVYENDQPYHPAHHLTWSTEGLKTGDLTFVVGHPGRTSRLQTFAQMKYDRDFGIPTYLKGADRTRALLEEYGKQDAEHARQVQTLILGVNNGAKANEGSLMGLKDAEAMKRIEAAEKALKAAVAKDPKLAATTGQSWARVEQAIQLQKGYLKEAQYVGAARSATLGQAQALVRLAEQQELPVEKRLTEYRSEGGLKTLKTRLSGPAMGMMGQAANPELETLLFTRGLEDAARELGPQDPFVLAILGGRKPAEVAKAAVEGTKLNDPAVRKALVEGGKKAVAESTDPMIVLARKLEPILLRLRKKQDDVKAILEEHGARIAKARFAVYGKTLPPDATGTLRITYGAVATYPANGTLQQPFTTWAGLYDRHFGWGGNEAHAYGGEWTLPQRWLDRMGKLDLRTPLNFSHAVDTTGGNSGSPVVNRKGELVGLLFDGNIEGNAGRYYYDEKVNRSVSVDARAILEALVKVYDAPHLAAELTGK; encoded by the coding sequence ATGAACCGCCTCTCCGCGCTCGCGCTGTCTCTCGTATCGGTGCTCGCCCTGCCTGCATTGCGCGCCGAAGACGGCATGTGGACCTTCGACAACCTGCCCCTGAAGCAGCTGAAGGAGAAGTACGCCTTCGAGCCGGGGAAGGAGTGGATCGACCACGTGCGCCTCTCCACCCTCACCCTGGGCGGCTGCACGGGCTCCTTCGTGAGCGCCGATGGCCTGGTGATCACCAACCACCACTGCACCCGGGGCTCCATCCAGCGCCTGTCCACCAAGGACCGCGACCTGGTGAAGAACGGCTTCGTGGCCATGAGCCGCGACCAGGAGATCAAGATCCCCGGCCTCACCTACCGCACGCTCATGGCCATGGAGAACGTGACGGAGCGCGTGGCCAAGGCCGTCAAGCCGGGGCTGGGCGAGAAGGCCGCGGCCGCGGCGCGGGCGAAGGAGCTGGACGCCATCAAGGCCGAGTTGGAGAAGGCCAGCGGGCTCACCTATGACGTGGTGAACCTCTACCAGGGCGGCGAGACCTGGATGTACGGCTTCAAGGTCTTCAAGGACATCCGCCTGGTGGCCGCCCCCGAGATCGCCGTGGCGGCCTTCGGCGGCGACTACGACAACTTCACCTACCCCCGCCACGACCTGGACTTCTCCATGGTCCGCGTCTACGAGAACGACCAGCCCTACCATCCCGCGCACCACCTGACGTGGAGCACCGAGGGGCTGAAGACCGGCGACCTCACCTTCGTGGTGGGCCACCCCGGCCGCACCAGCCGCCTCCAGACCTTCGCCCAGATGAAGTACGACCGGGACTTCGGCATCCCCACCTACCTGAAGGGCGCGGACCGCACCCGGGCCCTCCTCGAGGAGTACGGCAAGCAGGATGCCGAGCACGCCCGCCAGGTCCAGACCCTGATCCTGGGCGTGAACAACGGCGCCAAGGCCAACGAGGGCTCCCTGATGGGCCTGAAGGATGCCGAGGCCATGAAGCGCATCGAGGCCGCGGAGAAGGCCCTGAAGGCCGCAGTTGCCAAGGATCCCAAGCTGGCGGCCACCACCGGCCAGAGCTGGGCGCGCGTCGAGCAGGCGATCCAGCTCCAGAAGGGGTACCTCAAGGAAGCCCAGTACGTCGGCGCGGCCCGCTCCGCGACCCTGGGCCAGGCCCAGGCCCTGGTGCGCCTGGCCGAGCAGCAGGAGCTGCCCGTGGAGAAGCGCCTGACGGAGTACCGCTCCGAAGGCGGCCTCAAGACTCTGAAGACCCGCCTCTCGGGCCCCGCCATGGGCATGATGGGCCAGGCCGCCAACCCCGAGCTGGAGACCCTCCTCTTCACCCGCGGCCTGGAAGACGCAGCCCGCGAGCTGGGCCCGCAGGATCCCTTCGTCCTCGCGATCCTGGGCGGCAGGAAGCCCGCGGAAGTGGCCAAGGCCGCCGTGGAGGGCACGAAGCTGAACGATCCCGCCGTCCGCAAGGCCCTGGTCGAAGGCGGCAAGAAGGCCGTGGCCGAGAGCACCGATCCCATGATCGTGCTGGCCCGCAAGCTCGAGCCCATCCTGCTCCGCCTCCGCAAGAAGCAGGACGACGTGAAGGCCATCCTGGAAGAGCACGGCGCCCGCATCGCCAAGGCCCGCTTCGCGGTCTACGGCAAGACCCTGCCGCCGGACGCCACGGGCACGCTGCGCATCACCTACGGCGCCGTGGCCACCTATCCCGCCAACGGCACCCTCCAGCAGCCCTTCACCACCTGGGCCGGCCTCTACGACCGCCACTTCGGCTGGGGCGGCAACGAGGCCCACGCCTATGGCGGCGAGTGGACCCTGCCCCAGCGCTGGCTGGACCGCATGGGCAAGCTGGACCTCCGGACGCCCCTCAACTTCTCCCACGCCGTGGACACCACCGGCGGCAACTCCGGCAGCCCCGTGGTGAACCGCAAGGGCGAGCTGGTGGGCCTCCTCTTCGACGGGAACATCGAAGGCAACGCCGGCCGCTACTACTACGACGAGAAGGTGAACCGCAGCGTCTCCGTGGACGCCCGCGCCATCCTCGAAGCGCTCGTGAAGGTCTACGACGCGCCGCACCTCGCCGCCGAGCTGACCGGCAAGTAG
- a CDS encoding S46 family peptidase gives MRLSALALSLVTVLALPALRADEGMWTFDNIPVKQIKAKYGVDLDTAWLKNLQLATVRFPGGTGAFVSRDGLVVTNHHVGRGAIAQVSSAQADLVKNGFTAARRSQEIKVPGLELMMLVSMKDVTARVIGAVKPGLSDQEAMAARLNALADLRRTEEAKTGLTCEPVTLYQGGEYWLYRYRKFSDVRLVAAPELQVAAFGGDPDNYTYPRHNLDFSLFRVYEDGKPYQPEAILPFSAKGVAMGELTFISGHPFSTFRQQTHAQMAYARDFGIPFQLRTLERQKQALQALSATSPESRRLAAEAIYGIENGHKRLSGQLLGLAKAENLKKVETAEAALKAAVAKDPALQARVGESWNRVAEAVERQKALLKEATYIDSGRGTLVGRVASLRHALTLVRLADETARPSAERLTEFSEGNLKATRAQLLSPRPVQKPIDTALLAAGLQEAKDELGADHPFVKALLGDQSPEAVAKAAVEGTKLDDPAVRKQLAEGGKAALEASTDPMILLAKKIDPFGRAVHKRVEAEVTGVFNEHGGRIAEARFKAFGRAVYPDATFTLRLGYGPVATYANGTGTLAQPFTTFMGMYDRHLGWGGNAAAAEHGAWTLPERWLKRQAKLDLATPFNFIYACDTVGGNSGSPVVNVQGEFVGINFDSVFEGQGGYYVYDADTKRAVATDARAILEALRKVMDARHLVAELTGK, from the coding sequence ATGCGCCTCTCCGCCCTCGCCCTGTCCCTGGTCACGGTGCTCGCCCTGCCCGCGCTGCGCGCGGACGAGGGCATGTGGACCTTCGACAACATTCCGGTGAAGCAGATCAAGGCCAAGTACGGCGTGGATCTGGACACCGCCTGGCTGAAGAACCTGCAGTTGGCTACGGTGCGCTTCCCCGGCGGCACGGGGGCCTTCGTGAGCCGCGACGGCCTGGTGGTGACGAACCACCATGTGGGCCGGGGCGCCATCGCCCAGGTGTCCAGCGCCCAGGCCGATCTCGTGAAGAACGGCTTCACCGCGGCCCGCCGGAGCCAGGAGATCAAGGTGCCTGGCCTCGAACTGATGATGCTCGTCTCCATGAAGGACGTGACGGCGCGGGTGATCGGTGCCGTGAAGCCCGGCCTGTCGGACCAGGAGGCCATGGCGGCGCGGCTCAATGCCCTGGCGGATCTCCGCCGGACCGAGGAGGCCAAGACCGGCCTCACCTGCGAGCCAGTGACGCTCTACCAGGGCGGCGAGTACTGGCTCTACCGCTACAGGAAGTTCAGCGACGTGCGGCTGGTGGCGGCCCCGGAGCTCCAGGTGGCGGCCTTCGGCGGCGACCCGGACAACTACACCTACCCCCGCCACAACCTGGACTTCTCGCTGTTCCGCGTCTACGAGGACGGGAAGCCCTACCAGCCCGAGGCCATCCTGCCCTTCAGCGCGAAGGGCGTGGCCATGGGCGAGCTGACCTTCATCTCCGGGCATCCCTTCAGCACATTCCGCCAGCAGACGCATGCCCAGATGGCCTACGCCCGGGACTTCGGCATCCCCTTCCAGCTCCGCACCCTGGAGCGCCAGAAGCAGGCGCTGCAGGCGCTCTCGGCCACCTCGCCCGAATCGCGCCGCCTGGCGGCCGAGGCCATCTACGGCATCGAGAACGGCCACAAGCGGCTCAGCGGCCAGCTGCTGGGCCTGGCCAAGGCGGAGAACCTGAAGAAGGTGGAGACCGCCGAGGCCGCCTTGAAGGCCGCCGTGGCGAAGGATCCCGCCCTGCAGGCCCGCGTGGGCGAGAGCTGGAATCGCGTGGCCGAGGCCGTGGAACGCCAGAAGGCCCTGCTGAAGGAAGCCACCTACATCGACTCCGGGCGTGGAACCCTGGTCGGGCGCGTGGCCTCCCTCCGCCACGCCCTCACCCTGGTGCGGCTCGCGGACGAGACGGCCAGGCCCTCGGCCGAGCGGCTCACTGAGTTCAGCGAAGGCAACCTCAAGGCCACCCGGGCGCAGCTCCTGTCCCCGCGGCCCGTGCAGAAGCCCATCGACACCGCCCTGCTGGCGGCGGGCCTGCAGGAGGCCAAGGACGAGCTGGGCGCGGACCATCCCTTTGTGAAGGCCCTGCTGGGGGACCAGTCGCCGGAAGCCGTGGCCAAGGCCGCGGTGGAAGGCACGAAGCTGGACGATCCCGCCGTGCGGAAGCAGCTGGCGGAGGGAGGCAAGGCCGCCCTCGAGGCCAGCACGGACCCGATGATCCTCCTGGCGAAGAAGATCGATCCCTTCGGCCGCGCCGTCCACAAGCGGGTGGAGGCCGAGGTCACCGGCGTCTTCAATGAGCACGGCGGCCGCATCGCCGAGGCCCGCTTCAAGGCCTTCGGCCGGGCCGTCTATCCGGACGCCACCTTCACGCTGCGGCTGGGCTACGGCCCGGTGGCCACCTACGCCAACGGCACGGGCACCCTGGCCCAGCCCTTCACCACCTTCATGGGCATGTACGACCGGCACCTGGGCTGGGGTGGCAACGCCGCCGCCGCGGAGCATGGGGCCTGGACCCTGCCCGAGCGCTGGCTCAAGCGGCAGGCGAAGCTGGACCTGGCCACCCCCTTCAACTTCATCTACGCCTGCGACACCGTGGGCGGGAACAGCGGCAGTCCCGTGGTGAACGTGCAGGGCGAGTTCGTGGGCATCAACTTCGACAGCGTGTTCGAAGGGCAGGGCGGCTACTACGTCTACGACGCGGACACCAAGCGCGCCGTGGCCACCGATGCCCGCGCCATCCTCGAGGCCCTGCGCAAGGTCATGGACGCCAGGCACCTCGTGGCCGAGCTGACCGGGAAGTAG
- a CDS encoding nucleoside 2-deoxyribosyltransferase yields the protein MDLYFSCSLTGGRGDQPVVAALISRLQALGHCVLTAHLADASAMAADGGLSPEAVYERDTAWLRASDAVIAEVSTPSHGVGFELAYALERGKPVLCLAREGVRVSKMLTGIRQPGFQVRTYRTVEEALAHQEAFLGR from the coding sequence ATGGACCTCTACTTCTCCTGCTCCCTCACAGGCGGACGCGGGGACCAGCCCGTGGTCGCCGCGCTGATCTCCCGCCTCCAGGCCCTCGGCCACTGCGTGCTGACGGCGCACTTGGCCGATGCCTCCGCCATGGCGGCGGACGGCGGCCTGTCGCCGGAGGCGGTGTACGAGCGGGACACGGCCTGGCTCCGCGCCAGCGACGCGGTCATCGCGGAGGTGAGCACCCCCTCCCACGGCGTGGGCTTCGAGCTCGCCTACGCCCTGGAGCGCGGCAAGCCCGTGCTGTGCCTGGCGCGGGAGGGCGTCCGCGTCAGCAAGATGCTCACGGGCATCCGCCAGCCCGGCTTCCAGGTGCGGACCTACCGCACGGTGGAGGAAGCGCTCGCGCACCAGGAGGCCTTCCTGGGGCGATAA